A single Mercenaria mercenaria strain notata chromosome 9, MADL_Memer_1, whole genome shotgun sequence DNA region contains:
- the LOC123547182 gene encoding uncharacterized protein LOC123547182 isoform X1, which translates to MKEFLLGVLLITAVNGQASDSESSNQEPRCNSKFDNDFKLLEKLAKLEESQETLLLNLNNQKDIINELQDKLRVSLLPHWGDWSAWSDCYLNCTGRNGGRVQSRSRETIAHSSTHAPQKETEERPCNAVQFAGCIKSYGADDNFGVTYDFADQIAVSTCTALLPGGSNHVYAVRRTCSDLAVSCADTCKRVKTKCFNALHVYRGSPLLKRNQNGAKGLYLYRYNSCAGNFCGPNFCCCHA; encoded by the exons ATGAAGGAGTTTTTGCTAGGAGTGTTACTGATTACGGCGGTTAACGGCCAGGCAAGTGACAGTGAAAGCTCGAACCAGGAGCCAAGATGTAACTCAAAATTTGATAACGATTTCAAG TTACTGGAGAAACTTGCAAAGTTGGAAGAGAGCCAAGAAACGCTGCTGCTGAACTTGAACAACCAGAAGGACATCATCAATGAATTGCAAGACAAACTAAGAG TATCTCTGTTGCCACACTGGGGAGACTGGAGTGCCTGGAGCGATTGCTACTTAAACTGTACGGGCAGAAACGGAGGTCGTGTACAAAGCAGATCGAGGGAGACCATTGCACATTCATCAACGCATGCACCACAAAAAGAGACTGAAGAACGGCCGTGCAATGCTGTACAGTTTGCAG GCTGTATTAAAAGCTACGGAGCGGATGATAATTTTGGCGTGACCTATGACTTCGCAGATCAAATTGCAGTCTCTACTTGCACAGCACTTTTGCCAGGAGGCAGTAACCACGTGTATGCTGTCAGGCGAACATGCTCAGACCTTGCAGTTTCGTGTGCAGACACGTGTAAACGTGTTAA AACAAAATGTTTCAATGCTCTCCATGTTTACCGTGGTTCGCCACTTCTGAAGAGGAACCAAAATGGCGCCAAGGGACTGTATTTGTACCGGTACAACAGTTGTGCAGGAAATTTCTGCGGTCCCAACTTCTGCTGCTGTCATGCCTAG
- the LOC123547181 gene encoding uncharacterized protein LOC123547181, whose protein sequence is MILEICACVFFQLIVSGGAWPRYGRPHPLYNGRLQTNENIFANAVLLGFDFNEIQSLQAAGGQGFGLGNLGLPNNGFPMNAYERKRARQDINTLTALGVIDSPEEAGPLGALGRKSAPDPPDHPGAKDGGKKAKKKPGAKVQGKGKGKVKTKGQKKQGTVAKNVGQSGNNMTSNSPDKTILQVEKSTKRPNKRAKQGIGIKGRGLIISNTKSTMKRKAAGAVRKGGKKKVANKRRKLWPQNRGGEADGEGGINRSKQRRNRNGGIQQAGGDPGEGRLAEQGVGDFPQRPIRGRGGRRVLWRTGGEEARGGRGEV, encoded by the exons ATGATACTTGAAATATGTGCGTGTGTTTTCTTTCAACTAATTGTTTCCGGTGGTGCTTGGCCTAGATACGGAAGACCACATCCTTTATACAACGGAAGACtgcaaacaaatgaaaatattttcgcAAATGCTGTTCTGCTTGGATTCG ATTTCAATGAAATACAGTCATTGCAAGCGGCGGGTGGTCAAGGATTTGGCTTGGGTAATTTGGGTCTACCAAACAATGGTTTTCCGATGAACGCTTACGAACGCAAAAGAGCAAGACAGGATATAAATACCCTAACTGCTTTAGGAGTTATTGATAGCCCAGAGGAAGCCGGTCCATTAGGTGCGTTAGGCAGGAAAAGTGCACCCGATCCACCGGATCATCCTGGTGCCAAAGATGGAGGCAAAAAGGCTAAAAAGAAGCCGGGGGCTAAAGTTCAAGGCAAAGGAAAAGGTAAAGTTAAAACTAAGGGACAAAAGAAACAAGGAACTGTTGCTAAAAATGTAGGTCAATCAGGTAATAACATGACTTCAAATTCTCCCGACAAAACCATATTACAAGTGGAGAAGAGTACAAAACGCCCTAATAAGAGAGCGAAACAAGGTATCGGAATCAAAGGCCGTGGTCTTATAATAAGTAATACTAAAAGTACAATGAAAAGGAAGGCTGCAGGAGCTGTAAGGAAAGGTGGTAAAAAGAAAGTAGCAAACAAACGTAGGAAGCTTTGGCCACAAAATCGCGGTGGTGAGGCCGATGGAGAAGGTGGGATTAACAGGTCAAAGCAACGTAGAAACAGAAATGGTGGCATTCAACAAGCAGGCGGGGATCCTGGAGAGGGTCGACTGGCGGAACAGGGTGTAGGAGACTTTCCACAGCGTCCGATAAGAGGTAGAGGAGGAAGACGGGTGTTATGGAGGACTGGGGGCGAAGAAGCACGAGGTGGCAGAGGAGAGGTTTAA